A genomic stretch from Enterococcus wangshanyuanii includes:
- a CDS encoding recombinase family protein → MTKIGYIRVSSIDQNFDRQIIEMEKLQVEKIFQEKISGKNTNRPEFQKLLSYAREGDILFFDSLDRLGRDYDDIKETVLYFRNNNIEVNFLDAPFLNFNTGNNLLDKAMFDMFLSLLSYIAQNEREKIRDRQRQGIAAAKAKGIYKGRPTVYTEDSPDPQKQIIYHNIVSMLAAGDPVVHIAKKNHVSRETVYKIKRKLDLSASENDSKRLSN, encoded by the coding sequence ATGACTAAAATTGGTTATATTCGTGTCTCATCGATCGATCAAAATTTTGATCGGCAAATTATTGAAATGGAAAAACTCCAAGTTGAAAAAATCTTCCAAGAAAAGATCAGTGGAAAGAATACAAACAGACCAGAGTTCCAAAAATTATTAAGTTACGCCAGGGAAGGGGATATTCTCTTTTTTGACTCTCTTGATCGCTTGGGAAGAGATTACGACGACATCAAAGAAACAGTTCTTTATTTCAGAAACAATAATATAGAAGTAAACTTCTTAGACGCACCATTTTTAAATTTCAACACCGGCAATAATTTACTAGACAAAGCCATGTTTGATATGTTTTTATCTCTACTCAGCTATATTGCTCAAAATGAACGTGAAAAAATTAGAGACCGACAACGACAAGGAATTGCAGCAGCTAAAGCAAAAGGAATCTACAAAGGACGGCCAACCGTTTATACTGAAGATTCTCCCGATCCACAAAAACAAATTATCTATCATAATATTGTTTCAATGCTTGCAGCTGGTGATCCGGTGGTCCATATCGCTAAAAAAAATCATGTATCAAGAGAAACAGTCTATAAAATCAAGCGAAAGCTTGATCTTAGTGCTTCAGAGAACGATTCTAAGCGACTTTCAAATTAA
- a CDS encoding helix-turn-helix domain-containing protein: MINLTELEIMTFPEASERWNRERTYVFQKYFSSQDKFLPGSVDVIGNGKGTWIITKEGMEHLTGQTEKEANTGLWRVIVEFDFRILEEHSCDSEGEAKSLLKTLTRKELMKRSPELLDKVEFSYLDKQKRNYGVRIAGNTLIYSKKVSKK, encoded by the coding sequence GTGATCAATTTAACAGAATTAGAAATAATGACGTTTCCTGAAGCAAGTGAACGATGGAATCGAGAGCGGACGTATGTCTTTCAAAAATATTTTAGTTCTCAAGATAAATTCCTACCAGGATCAGTTGATGTCATTGGGAATGGTAAAGGAACTTGGATCATTACGAAAGAAGGAATGGAACATTTAACGGGTCAAACCGAGAAGGAAGCAAATACAGGCTTATGGCGTGTAATCGTAGAGTTTGATTTCAGGATATTAGAGGAACACAGCTGCGACTCTGAAGGAGAAGCAAAAAGTCTTCTTAAAACGTTAACTAGAAAAGAATTAATGAAACGATCACCGGAGCTGCTTGATAAAGTTGAGTTCTCCTACTTAGATAAGCAGAAGCGAAATTATGGTGTTAGGATTGCTGGTAATACACTAATCTATTCAAAAAAGGTCAGCAAGAAATAA
- a CDS encoding transcriptional regulator encodes MARKAYDQWKIEHTQFNRSEVFYVECDCGELAQSAFPKNYFECSECGKRYALHYGDYVEIEQKK; translated from the coding sequence ATGGCAAGAAAAGCATATGATCAATGGAAAATAGAACATACTCAATTTAATCGATCAGAAGTATTCTATGTAGAATGCGATTGTGGTGAATTAGCCCAAAGTGCCTTTCCAAAGAACTATTTTGAATGTTCAGAATGTGGGAAAAGATACGCACTGCATTATGGTGATTATGTTGAAATTGAGCAAAAAAAATGA
- a CDS encoding IS3 family transposase (programmed frameshift), with translation MQTKNTATRYSKEFRESMISLSQTGRSANSLSKEYNVSVSTLTKWIRQADPLDRNVLSIKEQELLKENKRLKEENAILKPSGGAFGKELMAKGRATVLRVVRVNLEAKHRITRILRVLKIPRTTYYAYLNWMPSDRMRRRQQIKEKVLKSWLAYPMYGYPRMTKYFKEELNIPVSRYLIYRLMRELGIHSRMIKKMKKPKSYTEVAQLPNLIRKKSDWSKVLLTDITYIPVRGKWAYLASLYHPETRRVIAHKVGAHMTKELATSVLEKVNLQAQGIEIVHSDMGSQYTSDLFNQTLTNKKIKHSYSRKGCPGDNARIESFHSILKREYVNFQSFKTLEEAIVGIDSYIRWYNTDRISLVA, from the exons ATGCAGACAAAAAACACAGCTACAAGATATTCAAAAGAGTTTAGAGAATCCATGATTTCATTAAGTCAGACCGGTCGGTCTGCGAACTCACTATCGAAAGAATACAATGTAAGTGTCTCTACACTTACGAAATGGATACGGCAGGCAGATCCATTGGATCGAAATGTTCTTTCAATAAAAGAGCAAGAATTGCTAAAAGAAAATAAACGCTTGAAAGAAGAAAATGCTATTTTAAAGC CGAGCGGCGGTGCTTTTGGCAAAGAGTTGATGGCCAAAGGACGAGCGACTGTCTTACGAGTCGTTCGTGTCAATTTAGAAGCAAAGCACCGCATTACTCGTATTTTAAGGGTTCTTAAAATCCCAAGAACCACCTATTATGCGTATTTAAACTGGATGCCTAGCGATCGAATGCGCAGACGCCAACAGATAAAAGAAAAGGTATTGAAATCCTGGTTAGCCTATCCGATGTATGGATATCCAAGAATGACAAAATATTTTAAAGAAGAACTGAATATCCCTGTCAGTCGTTACCTAATTTATCGTTTAATGCGTGAATTAGGGATTCACTCTCGGATGATAAAGAAAATGAAAAAACCTAAATCTTATACTGAAGTCGCTCAATTACCTAATCTAATCAGAAAAAAGAGTGATTGGTCTAAGGTTCTTTTAACGGATATCACGTATATTCCAGTGAGAGGAAAGTGGGCGTATTTAGCCAGTCTCTATCATCCAGAAACCCGTCGGGTTATTGCTCATAAAGTTGGTGCCCACATGACGAAAGAATTAGCAACAAGCGTGCTAGAAAAAGTAAATTTACAGGCACAAGGAATAGAAATAGTACACAGCGACATGGGAAGCCAATACACAAGCGACTTATTTAATCAGACATTAACGAATAAAAAAATAAAGCATTCTTATTCAAGAAAAGGTTGTCCAGGGGACAACGCAAGAATAGAGAGCTTCCACTCTATTTTGAAACGCGAATATGTGAATTTCCAATCCTTTAAAACACTTGAGGAAGCCATCGTTGGCATTGACAGTTACATTCGTTGGTACAATACAGATCGAATTTCTCTTGTTGCTTAG
- a CDS encoding ParA family protein, translating into MNNEESMIPVYNAKTIAPSTNKGGVLKTTIAVNAAGYLAKQNNKIQPWRKNKVLLIDIDSQGNVSLSFGLNPDRYENSIYDVLVNNLSPEKAIVSVHENIDILPANDDMAFFELDVLTSTTPPEVVKNNEKTIEIIRKTIASLKELKKRSKKENLDQFTDLVAQIEKDIQQQLTELTNMLSQDNKRVGDFYTLLRTAIEPLKQKYDFIIIDTPPQLGVTAANVFTAVDDVLIPFHPEKYSFRSMIKTIRAIDNWKESNPALTIKAIIPVKVKEKTITHSVFLENSEQIITSSDPIEITKTYIPESIKPAEAIAKYNLPFELIDEKDLKTKKDKEQVLPIQNIFDKLFEELGY; encoded by the coding sequence ATGAATAACGAAGAATCAATGATTCCCGTCTATAACGCAAAAACAATCGCACCGAGCACCAACAAAGGTGGCGTGCTTAAAACAACAATAGCGGTTAATGCAGCTGGATATTTGGCTAAACAAAACAATAAAATCCAACCTTGGAGGAAAAATAAAGTACTTTTGATCGATATCGATAGTCAAGGAAATGTATCGTTATCTTTTGGTTTAAATCCTGATAGGTATGAAAATTCAATTTATGATGTTTTAGTAAATAATTTATCTCCAGAAAAAGCAATTGTTTCAGTTCATGAAAATATTGATATTTTACCTGCAAATGATGACATGGCTTTTTTTGAGTTAGATGTTTTAACCAGTACAACCCCACCGGAGGTTGTTAAAAATAATGAAAAAACAATAGAAATCATAAGAAAGACAATTGCTTCATTGAAAGAATTGAAGAAAAGATCTAAAAAAGAAAATCTTGATCAATTTACTGATTTAGTTGCACAAATTGAAAAAGACATACAACAACAACTAACAGAATTAACCAACATGTTATCCCAAGATAACAAGAGAGTAGGGGATTTCTATACACTTCTAAGAACTGCTATAGAGCCTTTGAAACAGAAATATGATTTTATAATTATTGATACGCCTCCACAATTAGGTGTAACAGCAGCGAATGTGTTTACGGCAGTTGATGATGTATTGATTCCTTTTCACCCTGAAAAGTACTCATTTAGAAGTATGATTAAGACGATTAGAGCTATTGATAATTGGAAGGAATCCAATCCAGCTCTTACAATAAAAGCGATAATACCTGTTAAAGTAAAGGAAAAAACAATTACTCATTCTGTTTTCTTAGAAAACTCAGAACAGATTATTACTAGCAGTGACCCAATCGAAATAACAAAAACATATATTCCTGAATCAATTAAACCAGCTGAAGCAATAGCGAAGTATAACTTACCTTTTGAACTAATTGATGAAAAAGATTTGAAAACAAAAAAAGATAAGGAGCAGGTTCTTCCAATTCAGAATATTTTTGATAAGCTGTTTGAAGAACTTGGCTACTAA
- a CDS encoding primase C-terminal domain-containing protein, giving the protein MSVLKQDLNLIYAAILKGGLRQYKYKNSNLRSFVQQPEGKKGAIFGFRSKEAMNMARGVVLTSEEALWENENSFTHWTPNVFRYGTYTDDRRLFVTGHKDQNLKQINTFMIDIDVKIGQSCSGQDIMDRSMDLGFIPTMILETPGGYQVYYVLENPWFISSANGYNSVKIARNVSNNLRRYFAEELPVDMGCNHFGIARIPRHDNILQYNPEMTYDMQTLIDWSFKYSADNQIDIERPKLFLLPKKSKQKDAAWVDQLLNNTQIEGDKGLLGRNSAIFTMALAYYSSGESLENCYDDMDQFNTNLGNKALKDSEVRRAVESAYSGRYHQAEQEKIDLLIESWGAEKASKAPFSKRKGDSGYRSHPSTWYKFKKDRSERKYSHKHEWKADLLAFLKEKSYTYKPYFVTTKREITEELKIPSRSLDKVLKELQQEGRIFFTVKAGRGGGIRMATRNALIQTILHVKKEVQAAYVESILSVFPWAGNLVNQYFNQPKSREKRYIQLELGGLDTG; this is encoded by the coding sequence ATGAGCGTACTGAAGCAAGACCTAAATCTTATTTATGCTGCCATTCTAAAGGGTGGATTAAGACAATATAAATATAAAAATAGCAACTTGCGCTCATTTGTTCAGCAACCAGAGGGAAAAAAGGGTGCTATATTTGGTTTCCGATCAAAAGAAGCAATGAATATGGCTCGTGGTGTAGTGTTAACCTCTGAAGAAGCTCTTTGGGAAAATGAAAACTCGTTTACTCATTGGACGCCAAACGTGTTTAGATATGGTACCTACACAGACGATCGTAGACTCTTTGTAACAGGGCACAAGGATCAAAACTTAAAACAGATAAACACGTTCATGATCGATATCGATGTGAAAATTGGCCAATCATGCTCCGGCCAAGATATTATGGATCGCAGCATGGACTTAGGGTTTATACCCACTATGATTTTGGAAACTCCAGGAGGTTACCAGGTATATTATGTGCTGGAAAATCCCTGGTTTATTTCGAGTGCAAATGGCTATAACTCAGTAAAAATTGCAAGAAACGTTTCGAATAATTTAAGACGATATTTCGCTGAAGAACTGCCGGTTGATATGGGCTGTAATCATTTTGGAATCGCTCGAATACCTAGACACGACAACATTTTACAGTACAATCCTGAAATGACTTATGATATGCAAACTTTGATTGACTGGTCATTTAAATACTCAGCAGATAACCAAATTGACATAGAAAGACCTAAGCTATTTCTGTTGCCTAAAAAAAGTAAGCAAAAGGATGCAGCTTGGGTTGATCAGCTGCTTAATAACACACAAATCGAAGGAGATAAGGGTCTACTAGGACGTAATAGTGCTATTTTCACGATGGCATTGGCTTATTATTCTTCCGGAGAATCACTAGAAAATTGTTACGACGATATGGATCAATTCAACACTAATTTAGGCAATAAAGCTTTGAAAGATTCTGAAGTTAGACGTGCGGTTGAATCAGCATACTCAGGAAGATATCACCAAGCAGAACAAGAAAAAATCGATTTACTTATCGAAAGTTGGGGTGCAGAGAAGGCTTCTAAGGCTCCATTTAGCAAAAGAAAAGGGGACAGTGGGTATAGAAGTCACCCAAGTACCTGGTATAAATTCAAAAAAGATCGATCAGAGAGAAAATACTCTCACAAACATGAGTGGAAAGCTGATTTGTTGGCTTTTTTGAAGGAAAAAAGTTATACGTATAAACCGTATTTCGTGACGACCAAAAGAGAAATTACTGAAGAACTGAAGATCCCTAGTCGATCATTGGACAAAGTACTTAAAGAGTTGCAGCAAGAAGGACGTATTTTTTTCACTGTGAAAGCTGGTAGAGGTGGTGGAATTAGGATGGCTACAAGAAATGCCTTGATCCAAACAATACTGCACGTAAAAAAAGAAGTACAAGCAGCATATGTAGAGTCCATTTTAAGCGTCTTTCCCTGGGCAGGTAACTTAGTTAATCAATATTTTAACCAACCAAAAAGCAGAGAAAAACGCTATATACAGCTGGAATTAGGAGGCTTGGACACAGGTTAA
- a CDS encoding TraB/GumN family protein — protein MENVVNIFDEEKQIILIGTNHVEQSSVELVQQIIEQEQPDTVCIELDEKRFEKYTQPKMWAEMDIIKVIKSGKLPVLFFEVLYSAFQRKLASNVGTKAGGEMSQAITSANKIDAKIELIDRDSQITFKRLWRNLSFWQKPKLFGAFGNEFDMAEQDNLADLLESENFENVFVNIREKFPSVYKDMISDRDQYMASRLTDSKGKKIVAVVGRAHLEGIKNNFGNRINISELNTIPPKRLSSKVLEWVFPMLIIALLGVSFLSGTTVGIQQLIRWFMWNGGLAALFTLLALGHPLTILTALITAPIGALSPVLSVGVFTAIVEATVRKPRVNDFLKVQDDLKKISTVYKNRVLRVILVFFFANIGGAIGNIVGGLDIIKSLLN, from the coding sequence ATGGAAAATGTTGTCAATATTTTTGATGAAGAGAAACAAATTATTCTGATTGGTACTAATCATGTGGAACAAAGTAGTGTTGAACTTGTTCAACAAATAATTGAGCAGGAGCAGCCGGATACAGTTTGTATAGAGTTGGATGAAAAACGTTTTGAAAAATACACTCAGCCTAAAATGTGGGCGGAGATGGACATTATTAAAGTTATAAAATCAGGAAAATTACCTGTGCTGTTTTTCGAAGTTTTGTATTCTGCATTTCAACGGAAATTGGCTTCAAATGTTGGTACCAAAGCAGGTGGAGAAATGTCTCAGGCAATTACTAGTGCGAATAAAATCGATGCGAAAATAGAACTAATTGATCGAGATTCTCAAATTACATTTAAACGTTTGTGGCGGAACCTTTCATTTTGGCAAAAGCCGAAGTTATTCGGTGCATTTGGAAACGAATTTGACATGGCTGAACAGGATAATTTAGCTGATTTACTAGAGTCTGAAAATTTTGAGAATGTATTTGTTAACATACGAGAAAAGTTTCCTAGTGTATATAAAGATATGATTAGTGACAGAGATCAGTATATGGCAAGCAGACTCACTGATTCAAAAGGGAAAAAGATTGTTGCGGTTGTCGGTAGAGCACACTTAGAAGGGATAAAAAATAATTTTGGTAATAGAATTAACATTTCTGAGTTGAACACAATCCCACCTAAAAGACTGAGCAGTAAAGTTTTAGAATGGGTATTTCCAATGTTAATAATTGCATTATTAGGTGTGTCATTTTTATCTGGTACTACGGTTGGTATTCAACAGTTAATCCGATGGTTTATGTGGAATGGTGGATTAGCAGCACTTTTTACATTACTAGCTTTAGGTCATCCATTAACTATATTGACTGCATTAATTACAGCACCTATAGGAGCGTTAAGTCCTGTTCTTTCTGTTGGTGTTTTTACTGCTATTGTTGAAGCTACTGTAAGAAAGCCACGTGTTAATGATTTTTTAAAAGTTCAAGATGATTTAAAGAAAATTTCTACGGTTTATAAAAATAGAGTTTTAAGGGTTATTTTAGTGTTCTTTTTTGCTAATATTGGTGGAGCAATAGGCAATATTGTTGGTGGATTAGACATTATAAAAAGTTTATTAAATTGA
- a CDS encoding peptide ABC transporter substrate-binding protein — translation MKKSISIIITIFLGSLLVGCSKENQKNSTDYQVMKRAEATELLSVDISLATDTVSHTALYNTYEGLYRLGSSNEVIPAGATKLPQVSEDGRKYTIELNKKSKWSDDKPVTAKDYVFSWQRTIDPQTESQYAQLFSNIKNAKKIMTKELKPTELGIKAIDDYKLEIELESATPYFQNLLAFPNFFPQREDIVKKYGSEYATTSQKAVYNGAFTLTNYDASSGGATKWTYKKNQNYWDRSKVKLDKIENTVVKDAGTAFAMYESGKLDETYLLGEYVNQNKGEKEVITILKPSTYYLQFNMIDKDSFLSNKEVRQAMSSITNRKEIVENVLNNGSREAISFVPKGVYYNPDTGEDFSETYEPKMEYNVKNGVDTWNKVFNNQKMEIKLLIPDDDGIKKVAEYLQESGFTYQWNEILL, via the coding sequence ATGAAAAAGAGTATTTCAATAATTATAACTATTTTTTTAGGCAGTTTGTTAGTTGGTTGTAGTAAGGAAAATCAAAAAAATTCAACGGATTATCAAGTTATGAAAAGGGCGGAAGCTACTGAACTGTTATCTGTGGATATTTCTTTAGCAACTGATACAGTTAGCCATACTGCATTGTATAATACGTATGAAGGGTTATATCGGTTAGGAAGTTCAAACGAAGTGATCCCTGCAGGTGCAACCAAACTACCACAAGTTAGTGAAGATGGACGAAAGTATACAATCGAATTGAATAAAAAATCTAAATGGTCTGATGACAAGCCTGTAACAGCAAAAGATTATGTTTTTTCTTGGCAAAGAACAATTGATCCTCAAACAGAATCACAATATGCACAACTATTTTCAAACATAAAAAACGCAAAAAAAATTATGACTAAAGAATTAAAACCTACCGAATTGGGAATTAAAGCTATTGACGATTATAAGTTAGAGATAGAACTAGAATCAGCAACGCCCTACTTTCAAAATCTTTTAGCATTTCCTAATTTTTTTCCACAGCGAGAAGATATAGTAAAAAAATATGGTTCTGAGTATGCTACAACCTCGCAAAAAGCTGTTTATAACGGTGCTTTCACTTTAACTAATTATGATGCAAGTTCAGGTGGAGCAACAAAGTGGACATATAAAAAAAATCAGAACTATTGGGATAGATCAAAAGTTAAACTTGATAAAATTGAAAACACAGTGGTTAAAGATGCAGGAACTGCCTTTGCTATGTATGAGTCAGGAAAACTAGATGAAACTTATCTTTTAGGAGAGTATGTAAATCAAAATAAAGGTGAAAAAGAAGTGATAACCATTTTGAAACCTTCAACATACTATTTACAATTTAATATGATTGATAAAGATTCTTTTTTGTCAAACAAAGAAGTTAGACAAGCAATGTCCAGTATTACAAACAGAAAAGAAATAGTTGAAAATGTATTAAATAATGGCTCAAGAGAAGCGATCTCATTTGTACCTAAAGGCGTATATTATAATCCTGATACTGGAGAAGATTTCTCTGAAACATATGAGCCCAAAATGGAATATAATGTTAAAAATGGAGTAGACACTTGGAACAAGGTTTTTAACAATCAAAAAATGGAAATTAAATTATTAATCCCTGATGATGACGGAATAAAAAAAGTAGCAGAGTATTTACAAGAGTCGGGGTTCACGTATCAATGGAACGAAATTTTACTCTAA
- a CDS encoding Tn3 family transposase: MPVQIMSKEQKQSFGSYAGLPSDEQLVKYFHLDDYDKSIIKTLRNDSTKIGFAVQLGTVRFLGTFLSDLTNVPNEVIEYMAEQLSIESRMFSYYTRIPTIKQHALMIQELYSYRQFHDQAVLDYLEQWIYEGAWYSTEQTTLLADRFLNKCINEKIILPGLTTFERFISRIIDAVTKDIEQAIVNIPSKKEIERINQLTLFFMEGKTSLFTVKLDALREPLKEPSYYEIKRGFQRIKEFASFSVDFWDFSQIPKGKIKLYAEYTAKAKSQSIQRMPESRRLAYLVSFIAEYRSVAMDELLLALEKYFTSIINLAKKKEQQERLRSLKDLDNAAAMLSHIVEDLIDEQTPPEKLLDYVLELREKQEIVAAVSKVKRIVSSDKEPVAIKELLNSFSKFKRLLPDILAHIPFLVSDKDSPVAYIWSFLRDKGDLFLRYQDFEKIQDYLPTKWHNFIDKNQAYANKGIIIAAMELFIKGIKTHTVYVPYSHRYNDPLQNLIPKNVWNEQRKSFVNQLGLAEDGAIAVEDFKISLEMSYRETLKNWNNSNMARIEEKNGQTELIISPLKRQSLSKPRLIEEIHRNLPIVDLPEILLEVNQRLRLTECFSHLNENRSRMKELDISILAVLLAEACNIGLSPVAKKSTESLKNDRLSYVNQNYIRLDTLTAANNKVVDAYQKLALPYIWGTGDMASADGIRFTTPKKSLHSGRNPKYFGRGKGITYYNFLSDSYVGFHGMVISGTIRDSVYLLEGLLNQTSTLTPSQIMTDTAGYSDLVFGLFGILGFQFSPRIAKANETKIWRIDKNANYKILNEHSKNTINTTIIEQEWDDILRIAGSLKSGTVQASYLIRALQHQGNPTPLGRALIEVGKIFKTKHQLRYLSDEEYARNILEQLNKGESRHSLYRKICYGKNGRIYQSYFDGMENQLNALGLVANIIIYWNTLYMEKAIEQLQEANSENQIQEEVLQFSSPLVSEHINFMGKYSFKYNEQLNEGEFRPLGQ, encoded by the coding sequence ATGCCTGTACAGATAATGAGTAAAGAACAAAAACAGTCTTTTGGATCTTATGCGGGCCTTCCTTCCGATGAACAATTAGTGAAATACTTTCATTTGGACGATTATGACAAATCAATTATTAAAACTTTGCGAAACGATAGTACTAAAATTGGTTTTGCAGTACAGTTAGGGACTGTACGATTTTTAGGAACATTTCTTTCTGATTTAACAAATGTTCCTAATGAAGTAATAGAGTACATGGCAGAGCAGTTGTCTATTGAAAGTCGTATGTTCTCTTACTATACAAGAATTCCTACAATCAAGCAGCATGCACTCATGATTCAGGAACTATACTCTTACAGGCAGTTCCATGACCAAGCCGTTTTAGATTATTTAGAGCAGTGGATATATGAAGGTGCTTGGTATTCTACAGAGCAAACAACTCTTCTTGCTGATCGTTTCTTGAATAAGTGTATAAACGAAAAAATAATTCTCCCAGGTCTTACTACATTCGAACGGTTTATATCGCGCATTATAGACGCTGTAACCAAAGATATAGAGCAAGCAATTGTAAATATTCCTAGTAAGAAGGAAATTGAACGAATCAATCAATTGACGCTGTTTTTTATGGAAGGAAAAACGTCTTTGTTTACAGTAAAGTTGGACGCTTTAAGAGAACCTCTAAAAGAACCGTCTTATTATGAGATTAAACGTGGATTTCAAAGAATAAAAGAATTTGCTTCTTTTTCAGTTGATTTTTGGGATTTCAGCCAGATTCCTAAAGGGAAGATAAAATTATATGCTGAGTATACAGCTAAAGCCAAATCGCAAAGTATTCAGCGTATGCCTGAAAGTAGACGTTTAGCTTACCTAGTTTCATTTATTGCAGAGTATCGATCAGTTGCTATGGACGAATTATTATTAGCATTAGAAAAGTATTTTACTAGTATTATCAACCTTGCAAAGAAAAAGGAACAGCAAGAACGACTCCGATCACTAAAAGATTTGGACAATGCAGCAGCCATGCTGTCTCATATTGTAGAGGATCTGATTGACGAACAAACTCCACCTGAGAAGCTGTTAGATTATGTTTTAGAGCTACGCGAGAAACAAGAGATAGTAGCAGCTGTGTCAAAAGTAAAACGTATTGTGAGTTCGGATAAAGAACCTGTGGCAATCAAAGAATTATTAAACTCATTTTCAAAATTTAAAAGGTTACTTCCGGATATTCTTGCTCATATTCCTTTTTTAGTTAGTGATAAAGATAGTCCAGTAGCTTATATTTGGTCTTTTTTAAGAGATAAAGGAGATCTATTTCTTCGATATCAAGATTTTGAAAAAATACAAGACTATCTGCCAACCAAGTGGCATAATTTTATCGATAAAAATCAAGCATATGCTAATAAAGGAATCATAATTGCTGCTATGGAACTTTTTATAAAAGGCATAAAGACACATACTGTTTATGTCCCTTATAGTCATAGATATAATGATCCATTGCAAAATCTAATACCTAAAAATGTATGGAATGAGCAAAGAAAATCCTTTGTAAATCAGTTAGGTCTTGCAGAGGACGGAGCTATTGCTGTAGAAGATTTTAAAATCAGTTTAGAAATGTCTTATAGAGAAACACTAAAAAACTGGAATAATAGCAACATGGCTAGGATAGAGGAAAAAAATGGACAAACAGAATTGATTATTAGTCCGCTAAAAAGACAAAGTTTATCTAAACCACGTCTTATTGAGGAAATTCATAGAAATCTTCCCATTGTTGACCTTCCTGAAATATTATTAGAGGTAAATCAGCGACTAAGGCTTACAGAGTGTTTTTCACATTTAAATGAAAATCGATCGCGTATGAAAGAGCTGGATATAAGTATCTTAGCAGTGTTATTAGCTGAAGCGTGCAATATAGGGCTGTCACCCGTTGCTAAGAAGAGTACAGAAAGTTTAAAAAATGACCGCTTATCCTACGTCAATCAAAACTATATACGATTAGATACTTTAACAGCAGCCAATAATAAGGTCGTAGACGCCTATCAGAAACTTGCTTTACCTTATATATGGGGAACAGGAGATATGGCTTCAGCGGACGGTATACGCTTTACTACACCAAAGAAATCTCTACATTCAGGACGGAACCCTAAATATTTTGGTCGAGGTAAAGGGATCACATACTATAACTTTCTATCTGATTCCTATGTTGGATTTCATGGTATGGTTATTTCTGGGACGATTAGAGATTCAGTCTATTTGCTTGAAGGACTGTTAAATCAAACAAGTACATTAACACCTAGTCAGATAATGACTGATACTGCTGGATACAGTGATCTTGTATTTGGATTATTTGGAATACTAGGTTTTCAATTTAGCCCCCGAATAGCTAAAGCAAACGAAACAAAAATATGGAGAATAGACAAAAATGCTAATTACAAAATTCTGAACGAACATTCAAAAAATACTATAAATACAACAATTATAGAGCAAGAGTGGGATGATATCTTACGAATTGCAGGTTCTCTAAAATCAGGAACCGTCCAAGCCAGCTATCTTATTCGTGCTCTCCAACATCAAGGAAATCCTACTCCATTGGGGCGTGCATTAATTGAAGTTGGAAAAATATTTAAAACAAAACATCAACTCAGATATCTATCTGATGAAGAATACGCACGAAATATTCTAGAACAACTGAATAAAGGAGAATCTCGCCATAGCTTGTATAGAAAAATATGCTATGGTAAAAATGGACGAATCTATCAAAGCTATTTTGATGGTATGGAAAACCAATTAAACGCTTTAGGACTTGTTGCAAATATAATTATTTATTGGAACACGCTTTATATGGAAAAAGCTATAGAACAACTTCAGGAAGCTAATTCAGAGAACCAAATACAAGAAGAAGTTCTTCAATTCTCTTCCCCTCTAGTATCAGAACACATTAATTTCATGGGGAAATATTCTTTCAAATATAATGAGCAATTAAACGAAGGAGAATTTCGTCCCTTAGGACAATAA